A section of the Paralichthys olivaceus isolate ysfri-2021 chromosome 14, ASM2471397v2, whole genome shotgun sequence genome encodes:
- the nanp gene encoding N-acylneuraminate-9-phosphatase isoform X3 has protein sequence MLTPDCGQTSELLKTELGLDDDTISSICDKFKQKLFRECFDPAAGRSIHDVRVGHWEESLRETVGSVPTPSLAAQCYFMWKNSRLEVLSLSPQIRDLLKQLRSRYKLLLLTNGEAQTQREKVQTAKCAEFFDAIVVGGEHAEQKPFLSIFTLCFNMLGVEAQDCVMVGDSLDTDIQGGFNAGVQATVWISSTGATVPEGSVKPDYTVQTVLELPHVLEQLK, from the exons ATGCTCACACCGGACTGCGGTCAG ACCAGTGAACTTCTGAAGACTGAACTGGGCCTCGATGACGACACCATCAGCAGCATTTGTGACAAGTTCAAGCAGAAGCTTTTCCGTGAGTGTTTTGATCCTGCAGCAGGACGATCCATACATGATGTACGAGTGGGTCACTGGGAGGAGAGCCTCCGGGAGACCGTGGGCAGTGTTCCCACACCGTCTCTCGCAGCTCAGTGCTACTTTATGTGGAAAAACAGTCGGCTGGAAGTTCTCAGTCTGTCCCCTCAAATACGCGACCTCCTAAAACAATTGCGCAGCAGatacaagctgctgctgctgaccaaCGGGGAAGCTCAGACCCAGAGAGAGAAGGTGCAGACAGCCAAATGTGCGGAGTTCTTTGATGCCATTGTGGTTGGGGGAGAACATGCAGAGCAGAAACCATTCCTCTCCATCTTCACACTGTGTTTCAACATGCTGGGGGTGGAGGCCCAGGACTGTGTTATGGTTGGAGACTCTCTGGACACAGATATTCAGGGGGGCTTTAATGCTGGAGTACAGGCCACAGTTTGGATCAGCAGTACTGGAGCCACAGTGCCAGAGGGCTCAGTGAAACCAGACTACACTGTCCAAACTGTGTTAGAGCTGCCACATGTACTGGAACAGCTGAAGTAA